The following proteins are co-located in the Mesorhizobium sp. M1E.F.Ca.ET.045.02.1.1 genome:
- a CDS encoding type 1 glutamine amidotransferase domain-containing protein, giving the protein MSVRDANPVNARKPRRVAIVIANPAVSTTTGWPVGFWWSELTHPWFAFTERGYQVEIFSPDGGRCEADALSDPRDPSGYSETDLISLGFISSPKLSALVDNTRPAAEIDVERFDAIVVAGGQSPMFTYERATDLQRTFVAFHEAGKVAAALCHGTAILRYARRDDGTLLAAGKTVTGFANVEEDFADNATWEMGALERGKHLMPWRIEDELKAIGANYVQAGLWRGFAVRDGNLVTGQQNFSGAETARVVCEALGG; this is encoded by the coding sequence ATGAGTGTACGGGATGCCAATCCGGTCAATGCGCGAAAACCCAGACGCGTGGCGATCGTCATCGCCAATCCGGCTGTGTCGACCACCACCGGTTGGCCAGTCGGCTTCTGGTGGAGCGAGCTCACTCATCCCTGGTTCGCCTTCACGGAACGCGGCTATCAAGTGGAGATCTTCTCGCCCGACGGCGGCAGGTGCGAGGCCGATGCGCTGAGCGATCCGCGCGATCCATCGGGCTATTCGGAGACCGACCTCATCTCGCTCGGCTTCATTTCGAGCCCGAAACTCTCGGCCCTGGTCGACAACACGCGACCGGCGGCCGAGATCGATGTCGAGCGCTTCGACGCAATCGTCGTCGCCGGCGGCCAGTCGCCGATGTTCACCTACGAGCGAGCCACCGATTTGCAGCGGACATTCGTCGCCTTCCATGAAGCCGGCAAGGTGGCCGCCGCGCTCTGCCATGGCACCGCCATCCTCCGCTACGCAAGGCGCGACGACGGAACGCTGCTTGCCGCCGGCAAGACCGTCACCGGCTTTGCCAATGTCGAGGAGGACTTTGCCGACAACGCCACCTGGGAGATGGGCGCGCTCGAACGCGGCAAGCATCTGATGCCATGGCGGATCGAGGACGAGCTCAAGGCAATCGGCGCCAACTATGTCCAGGCGGGCTTGTGGCGCGGCTTTGCCGTGCGCGACGGCAATCTCGTCACCGGCCAGCAGAATTTCTCCGGCGCGGAAACCGCGCGGGTGGTGTGCGAGGCGCTTGGCGGCTGA
- a CDS encoding FAD/NAD(P)-binding protein, whose translation MVGRGNSIIIVGGGASGVVLAAHLLKSPNPDLRVTLIEKRPHFGQGMAYSTLLSAHVLNVKASGMSAYADDPDNFARWVLERGLARPDQGPFYAPRSLYARYLKELLDDIEQRERENGRLRLIREESLSISPTPAGVEVALANGTSVVGHLAVLATGHDEQPGAFQGRAIRMGSDGDTALDPEAPVLVLGTGLSMVDAFLSLEQRGHRGQIIAVSRRGLLPSPHRKGNPIKLDVADIPLGTQLSYFVGWFRNLIRDNQKAGGDWRDVVDGLRPFNQTIWQNWPSSAKRRFVEHTKAWWDIHRHRMAPEVYERVTEAVGSGRIRLVAGRVVDIEPNDGFTVTIQQRGTQALETLDVARIYDCMGIARDISTTSNGLVRSLVERGLARPDPLRLGLDVTARCELIAADGTVSSKLLAVGPLTRGTFFEIDAIPDIRVQCARLSKQLLG comes from the coding sequence ATGGTTGGACGCGGCAACTCCATCATCATTGTCGGCGGCGGCGCCAGCGGCGTCGTGCTGGCCGCGCATCTGCTCAAATCGCCGAACCCCGATCTGCGCGTCACGCTGATCGAGAAGCGGCCGCATTTCGGCCAGGGCATGGCCTATTCGACGCTGCTCTCCGCCCATGTGCTGAACGTCAAGGCTTCCGGCATGAGCGCCTATGCCGACGACCCGGACAATTTCGCGCGCTGGGTGCTGGAGCGCGGCCTCGCCAGGCCGGACCAGGGACCGTTCTATGCGCCGCGCAGCCTCTATGCCCGCTATCTGAAGGAGTTGCTCGACGATATCGAGCAACGCGAGCGCGAGAACGGCCGGCTGCGGCTGATCCGCGAGGAGAGCCTGTCGATCTCGCCGACACCGGCGGGGGTCGAGGTGGCTCTGGCCAACGGCACCAGCGTCGTCGGCCATCTTGCCGTTTTGGCCACCGGCCATGACGAGCAGCCGGGCGCCTTCCAGGGCCGCGCCATCCGGATGGGCTCCGACGGCGACACAGCGCTCGACCCGGAGGCCCCGGTCCTGGTGCTGGGCACGGGCTTGAGCATGGTCGATGCGTTTCTTTCGCTTGAGCAGCGCGGCCATCGCGGCCAGATCATCGCGGTGTCGCGGCGCGGCCTGCTGCCCTCGCCGCACCGCAAGGGCAACCCGATCAAGCTCGATGTCGCCGACATTCCCCTCGGCACCCAGCTTTCCTATTTCGTCGGCTGGTTCCGCAACCTGATCCGCGACAACCAGAAGGCCGGCGGCGACTGGCGCGACGTCGTCGACGGCCTGAGACCCTTCAACCAGACGATCTGGCAGAACTGGCCGTCCTCGGCCAAGCGCCGCTTCGTCGAGCACACCAAGGCCTGGTGGGACATCCATCGCCACCGAATGGCGCCGGAGGTCTATGAGCGCGTCACCGAAGCGGTCGGCTCGGGCCGCATCCGCCTGGTCGCTGGCCGGGTCGTGGACATCGAGCCGAACGATGGCTTCACCGTCACGATCCAGCAGCGCGGCACGCAGGCGCTGGAAACGCTCGACGTCGCCCGCATCTACGACTGCATGGGCATTGCCCGCGACATCTCGACGACGTCGAACGGCCTCGTGCGCTCGCTGGTCGAGCGCGGCCTGGCGCGCCCGGACCCGCTGCGCCTTGGCCTCGACGTCACCGCCAGATGCGAGTTGATCGCGGCCGACGGCACGGTGTCGTCGAAGCTGCTGGCCGTCGGACCGCTGACGCGCGGCACCTTCTTCGAGATCGACGCCATTCCCGACATCCGCGTCCAGTGCGCAAGGCTGAGCAAGCAATTGCTGGGCTAG
- the tauA gene encoding taurine ABC transporter substrate-binding protein → MSIISRRILLLSSAALAGAAFLGPAMAEDLKITIGYQTVVEPSKVPQADGAYEKATKAAIDWRKFDSGADVIAAVASGSVDIGYVGSSPLAAAASRELPIQTIFVVGLIGPSEALVARNGAGIEKVADLAGKKVAVPFVSTTHYSLLAALKHEGVDPKSVEILNLRPPEIAAAFARGDIDAAYVWDPALGQIKTSGKVVLDSSQVATWGAPTFDAWIVRTDFADKHPEAVRDFVKVTGEAYARFLAKPEAWSVSSPEAGKIAKLTGAKLEEVPELLKGYVFPTLDEQASDKFLGGGTVKAIAATSAFLKEQGKIDAVLPDYSKYVTPKYASEALASN, encoded by the coding sequence ATGTCAATCATTTCCAGACGCATTCTCCTCCTGTCGTCCGCCGCGCTCGCGGGCGCCGCCTTTCTCGGTCCGGCCATGGCCGAGGATTTGAAGATCACCATCGGCTACCAGACAGTGGTCGAGCCTTCGAAAGTGCCGCAGGCCGACGGCGCCTATGAGAAGGCGACCAAGGCCGCGATCGACTGGCGCAAGTTCGATTCCGGCGCCGACGTGATCGCGGCGGTCGCCTCCGGCTCGGTCGATATCGGCTATGTCGGCTCGAGCCCGCTGGCCGCGGCCGCCAGCCGCGAGCTGCCGATCCAGACCATCTTCGTGGTCGGCCTGATCGGCCCGTCGGAGGCGCTGGTCGCCCGCAACGGCGCCGGCATCGAGAAGGTCGCCGACCTCGCCGGCAAGAAGGTGGCCGTGCCTTTCGTGTCGACCACGCATTACAGCCTGCTTGCGGCGCTGAAGCATGAAGGCGTCGATCCGAAGTCGGTCGAGATCCTCAATCTCCGGCCGCCGGAAATCGCCGCCGCCTTCGCGCGCGGCGACATCGACGCGGCCTATGTCTGGGATCCGGCGCTCGGCCAGATCAAGACCTCCGGCAAGGTGGTATTGGACTCCTCGCAGGTGGCGACCTGGGGCGCACCGACCTTCGACGCCTGGATCGTGCGCACCGATTTCGCCGACAAGCATCCGGAAGCCGTGCGCGATTTCGTCAAGGTGACGGGCGAAGCCTATGCCCGGTTCCTGGCCAAGCCCGAGGCCTGGTCGGTGTCCTCGCCGGAGGCCGGCAAGATCGCCAAGCTGACGGGCGCCAAGCTGGAAGAGGTGCCGGAACTGCTCAAGGGCTATGTCTTCCCGACGCTGGACGAGCAGGCTTCGGACAAGTTCCTCGGCGGCGGCACCGTCAAGGCGATTGCGGCGACCTCCGCCTTCCTCAAGGAGCAGGGCAAGATCGACGCGGTGCTGCCCGACTATTCGAAATACGTCACCCCGAAATACGCCAGCGAGGCGCTCGCCTCGAACTGA